One genomic window of Bacteroidales bacterium includes the following:
- a CDS encoding phage integrase SAM-like domain-containing protein, which translates to MKTVFYSLVFNRKNEKLKNTDVSLIQICVYFDGKRRYISTGIRVEKQYWSESRKEVVKHPKALEYNKVLRQKLLALQDYEIELTSIGQAFNLDSLDSFLEGKDFKSFIDYMEQEITARQGISERTRSHHFVTLRRLKEFGKIKLFRDLTYENILEWDRSMHRSVSIKKQGTIYNQHIILKIYINSAIASKRFDPKDHPYLNFKAKKGNNTYDRKYLTEEELQRMEECQFEGTADMVRDLFLFCCLAGLAYCDAFQLCEDDFKYEEGHYFIDKDRNKTGV; encoded by the coding sequence ATGAAAACAGTTTTTTATTCATTGGTATTCAATCGAAAGAATGAAAAGTTAAAGAACACAGACGTATCTTTAATTCAGATTTGCGTTTATTTTGATGGTAAGCGCCGATATATCTCAACTGGCATTCGTGTTGAAAAACAATATTGGAGTGAATCTCGGAAAGAAGTTGTCAAACATCCAAAGGCCCTGGAATATAATAAGGTACTACGTCAAAAGCTCTTGGCACTTCAGGATTACGAAATAGAACTGACAAGCATAGGTCAGGCCTTTAATCTGGATTCTCTCGACAGTTTTCTCGAAGGTAAAGACTTTAAAAGTTTCATTGACTATATGGAACAGGAAATTACAGCCCGCCAGGGTATTTCAGAAAGAACTCGGTCACATCATTTCGTTACTCTGAGAAGGCTAAAAGAATTTGGTAAGATCAAACTCTTTCGAGATCTTACCTATGAGAATATTTTGGAATGGGATCGTTCCATGCATCGAAGCGTTTCTATTAAAAAGCAAGGTACAATATATAACCAGCATATAATTTTAAAAATCTATATCAATTCAGCCATTGCCTCTAAAAGATTCGATCCTAAGGATCATCCTTATCTGAATTTTAAAGCTAAAAAAGGCAATAACACTTATGACCGCAAATATCTTACTGAAGAAGAATTACAGAGAATGGAAGAATGCCAATTTGAAGGTACTGCTGATATGGTTCGTGACTTGTTTCTATTTTGCTGTCTTGCTGGACTAGCATATTGCGATGCCTTCCAGCTCTGTGAGGATGATTTCAAATATGAAGAAGGCCATTATTTTATTGACAAGGATAGGAATAAGACAGGAGTTTAG
- a CDS encoding AbiV family abortive infection protein has product MSKTFLTISKKECLSVYRDILENSEKKWTAASKLAEIGEFGSATSMAIISVEELIKALILFFDGKGFDFRSIKGINVIFRNHKVRYFIAFAMFVVSVLGDDLLKFISEIRKNPKKLVTLLDKLKALHGYIEDYLKPYVEKKIGVFKEEFIWFSNVDIFRQDGFYCDYKEQLKNPIKITNEDYLKVIQRLERVRKIGIVFIDSFNLEDEHTVSQLKITRHDFKRKKIYYQIGEALNLLRETKLSPFDLARQCFNYI; this is encoded by the coding sequence ATGAGTAAAACTTTTCTTACTATATCAAAGAAGGAATGTCTTAGTGTTTATCGGGATATACTTGAAAATTCTGAAAAAAAATGGACCGCGGCTAGCAAATTAGCTGAAATAGGAGAGTTTGGTAGTGCAACTTCAATGGCAATAATTAGTGTTGAGGAATTAATTAAAGCTCTCATCTTGTTTTTTGATGGCAAAGGTTTTGATTTTAGAAGCATAAAAGGCATAAATGTAATATTTAGAAACCATAAAGTTCGATATTTCATTGCATTTGCAATGTTTGTAGTTAGCGTACTTGGAGACGATCTGTTAAAATTTATCAGCGAGATTCGAAAGAACCCAAAAAAATTGGTTACACTTTTGGACAAACTTAAGGCATTACATGGCTATATAGAAGATTATCTTAAACCTTATGTTGAGAAGAAAATAGGTGTTTTTAAGGAAGAGTTCATTTGGTTTTCAAATGTTGATATCTTCAGACAGGACGGTTTCTATTGTGATTACAAAGAACAACTCAAAAATCCAATTAAAATTACGAATGAAGACTATTTAAAGGTTATTCAACGGCTTGAAAGAGTTAGAAAAATTGGTATAGTTTTTATTGATAGCTTTAATTTAGAAGATGAGCACACAGTAAGTCAGTTAAAAATCACTAGACATGATTTTAAACGTAAAAAAATATATTATCAAATTGGTGAAGCACTAAATTTACTAAGAGAAACCAAACTGAGCCCTTTTGATTTGGCGAGACAATGTTTTAATTACATATAA
- a CDS encoding tyrosine-type recombinase/integrase, whose protein sequence is MVFAKAGAIIEKWKGYKKGRLLPYLSNQKMNQWLKVIAVKANINTGRSLTTHAARHTFATTVALSNGASMELVQSMLGHKDIRTTAIYGKIVKKRQMSEMIKLKEAVEPSMEPK, encoded by the coding sequence ATGGTTTTTGCTAAAGCCGGAGCTATAATTGAAAAGTGGAAAGGATATAAAAAAGGGCGGTTACTTCCATATTTGTCCAACCAAAAAATGAATCAATGGCTGAAAGTAATAGCAGTAAAAGCTAATATCAATACTGGCAGGTCCTTGACCACACATGCCGCCCGTCATACGTTTGCAACCACAGTTGCTCTCTCAAATGGTGCGAGCATGGAATTAGTTCAGTCTATGCTAGGCCATAAGGATATCAGGACAACAGCTATATATGGTAAGATTGTAAAAAAAAGACAGATGAGCGAAATGATTAAGCTGAAAGAAGCCGTAGAGCCTTCGATGGAACCTAAATAA
- a CDS encoding DEAD/DEAH box helicase family protein, which translates to MEFLITSTDIKGNEGALNLFERFKVIARDSKGYCYYKYPIAGGFESHLPDIVLIDLTKGVCAFDILSHITLEQITKINNDEWEINGKTVEAPFLKLEDYKINLQAKYDKYRQLRNLIKINTYIIFPLIHKSDFIRKFGSFEEIKGMLFNDYLDHSYDKFWKSQSNIQDKILKGLFLSVSQGAGRLNNYKKIIEGSKAEKIGEAIKLIDTKIAYLDKQQHAAAIQIPDGPQRIRGMAGTGKTIILTMKAAFLHSRYPDKKILYTFHTQSLYNQIRDLITKFYRDTEEKDPDWNKLLILHSWGGKAKEGVYSRACLRNSIEFMPFNIAESFNPDDPLQYVCNEALKKEITEEYNYVLMDEAQDFPSGFYQLIYRLTQNPKRIIFAYDELQSLNAVSVSDTGELFGYNADGSKKVDFSKGTYDGNIEMDFVLNKSYRNPLEILMVAHSMGLGLYNSDGYMQVIDDKQVWNAIGYEVLKGEFKTIGEEIIIERPRQNSISLANESYNGKQPILFYKTFANRNEEISWIANQVVHDVNSEGVEPENIIVISLNHRRIERVFTPLQNLLFKRGIPSIIPGVGGVDRDKFGEKGFVTLSTVYKAKGNEAFIVYIMGFDYLYDYLDFVYARNRAFTSISRSKGWCRITGVGQDMERAISEIKTTQGLIPQFRFQFPDPNKVAKKLSQEEHARRLQEKKKGSRALNDLLTLEDAAINLSDEEKAALKKKLGL; encoded by the coding sequence ATGGAGTTTTTAATAACATCAACGGATATTAAAGGCAATGAAGGAGCTTTGAACCTGTTTGAAAGATTCAAGGTCATTGCCCGAGATAGTAAAGGGTATTGTTATTATAAGTATCCTATTGCAGGCGGATTTGAATCGCATCTACCAGACATAGTTTTAATAGATTTAACCAAAGGTGTATGTGCCTTTGATATACTCTCACATATTACTCTAGAACAAATAACTAAAATAAACAATGATGAATGGGAAATAAATGGTAAGACTGTTGAGGCCCCATTTTTAAAACTTGAAGATTATAAGATTAATCTACAAGCCAAGTACGATAAGTATCGGCAATTACGAAACTTGATCAAAATAAACACTTATATTATTTTTCCGCTAATTCACAAATCTGACTTTATTAGGAAATTCGGAAGTTTCGAAGAAATCAAAGGAATGTTGTTTAATGATTATCTTGATCATTCATACGATAAGTTTTGGAAATCTCAATCAAATATCCAGGATAAAATTCTAAAAGGACTTTTTCTTTCTGTTTCACAAGGGGCAGGAAGATTAAATAATTATAAAAAAATAATTGAAGGATCGAAAGCAGAAAAAATTGGTGAAGCCATCAAGCTAATAGATACTAAAATAGCTTATTTGGATAAACAGCAACATGCCGCAGCTATTCAAATTCCTGACGGCCCTCAAAGAATTCGGGGTATGGCTGGTACAGGGAAAACTATTATCTTAACAATGAAAGCAGCGTTCCTTCATAGTCGATATCCAGACAAAAAAATCCTTTACACTTTTCATACGCAAAGCTTATATAATCAAATTCGTGATTTAATAACGAAGTTTTATCGTGATACTGAGGAAAAGGATCCAGATTGGAATAAGCTCTTAATACTACATTCTTGGGGAGGTAAGGCGAAAGAAGGAGTATACTCACGAGCATGTCTAAGGAATTCAATTGAGTTTATGCCCTTTAATATTGCAGAATCGTTTAACCCTGATGATCCATTGCAATATGTCTGTAATGAAGCTCTAAAAAAAGAAATTACTGAAGAATATAACTATGTATTGATGGATGAAGCTCAAGATTTTCCTTCGGGTTTCTATCAATTAATTTATAGACTGACTCAAAATCCAAAACGAATAATTTTTGCGTATGATGAATTGCAGTCTTTAAATGCAGTTTCAGTCTCTGATACAGGTGAACTTTTCGGGTATAATGCTGATGGAAGCAAAAAGGTTGATTTTAGTAAAGGAACCTATGATGGAAATATTGAAATGGATTTCGTTTTAAACAAATCATATCGAAATCCACTTGAAATATTAATGGTAGCACATAGTATGGGCCTTGGATTATACAATTCTGACGGCTACATGCAGGTCATTGATGATAAGCAAGTATGGAATGCTATTGGATATGAAGTTCTTAAAGGTGAATTTAAGACTATTGGAGAAGAAATAATTATTGAAAGACCAAGACAAAACAGCATTAGTTTGGCAAATGAATCATATAATGGGAAACAACCGATTCTTTTTTACAAAACTTTTGCCAATCGTAATGAGGAGATAAGCTGGATAGCCAATCAAGTTGTACACGATGTGAATTCCGAAGGTGTAGAACCGGAGAATATCATTGTAATTTCACTCAATCATCGAAGAATCGAAAGAGTTTTTACTCCATTACAAAATCTGCTTTTTAAACGAGGTATTCCAAGTATTATTCCAGGGGTTGGAGGAGTGGATAGAGATAAATTTGGAGAAAAAGGATTTGTAACTCTTTCTACAGTTTATAAGGCTAAGGGAAATGAGGCGTTTATCGTTTATATAATGGGGTTCGATTATCTTTATGATTATCTTGATTTTGTTTATGCAAGAAACAGGGCATTCACTTCCATAAGTCGTTCAAAAGGATGGTGCAGAATTACAGGCGTTGGACAAGATATGGAAAGGGCAATTTCGGAAATTAAAACAACTCAAGGTCTCATACCACAGTTTAGATTCCAATTTCCTGATCCAAATAAAGTAGCAAAAAAACTCAGTCAAGAAGAGCATGCCAGAAGACTTCAGGAAAAAAAGAAAGGTTCAAGAGCATTGAACGATTTGTTAACCCTAGAAGATGCCGCTATAAATTTAAGTGATGAAGAAAAGGCAGCTCTTAAAAAGAAATTGGGATTATGA